One window of the Corvus hawaiiensis isolate bCorHaw1 chromosome 30, bCorHaw1.pri.cur, whole genome shotgun sequence genome contains the following:
- the CAVIN4 gene encoding caveolae-associated protein 4, whose protein sequence is MDRRELTSEAEKPHQNRLSSATEEEEEQDAAYTIVTVLDKVANIVDSVQASQKRIEEKHREMENAIKTIQIDILKLAQAHGNTGFMVNKLLEKTRKVSSTMKEVRARVERQNTSVQKVKAKQEEMLRKNKFRVVIYQEETECPSSLSVIKEMTAGETIEDDFFPPDDLSSDEEYYIEESKATKFKKSGMRRIDDIKKAFSRENIQKTRQNFGKKVNRLQTRIVTPERRERIRQSGERLKQSGVRIKKTISQAAPTKETFKIHKKNKERTGAEGQEGIPEASVHITSELPSAEPFTEEISYTEVITKVKKDKNSATKAASQSTEIGVTIPEVVFKQERKEGGGGDDDVPLLDLKQSA, encoded by the exons ATGGATCGCCGTGAACTCACCTCGGAGGCtgaaaaaccacaccaaaatcGTCTCTCCAGCGCcactgaggaggaagaagagcaaGATGCAGCTTACACGATTGTGACAGTCCTGGACAAAGTCGCCAACATTGTTGACAGCGTGCAGGCAAGCCAGAAAAGGATAGAGGAGAAGCATAGGGAGATGGAAAATGCCATCAAGACCATACAGATTGACATTTTAAAGCTTGCCCAGGCTCATGGCAATACAGGCTTCATGGTGAACAAGTTACTGGAGAAAACCCGCAAAGTCAGCTCCACCATGAAGGAGGTGCGGGCGCGCGTGGAGAGGCAGAACACCAGCGTGCAGAAggtgaaagcaaaacaagaggagatgctgagaaaaaacaaattccGGGTCGTGATCTATCAG GAGGAAACCGAGTGtccttcatctctctctgttatCAAAGAGATGACAGCAGGTGAAACTATAGAGGATGATTTCTTCCCACCTGATGATCTGTCTTCTGATGAAGAATATTATATCgaagaaagcaaagcaaccaAGTTCAAGAAATCAGGCATGAGGCGCATTGATGACAtcaaaaaggcattttcaagGGAAAATATCCAAAAGACAAGACAAAATTTTGGCAAGAAGGTAAACAGGCTTCAAACTAGGATAGTGACCCctgagaggagagagagaatcAGGCAGTCAGGAGAGAGACTGAAACAATCTGGGGTAAGAATCAAGAAAACCATTTCACAAGCTGCTCCGACAAAGGAGACATTCAAGAtccataaaaaaaataaagaacgAACAGGAGCCGAAGGTCAGGAGGGGATCCCGGAAGCCAGCGTACACATCACCTCTGAGCTCCCATCAGCAGAGCCCTTCACCGAAGAAATCTCTTACACAGAAGTGATCACTAAGGTAAAGAAAGACAAGAACAGTGCAACAAAAGCTGCTTCCCAGTCAACTGAAATAGGGGTGACTATCCCAGAAGTCGTCTttaagcaggaaagaaaagaaggaggaggaggtgatgATGACGTCCCTTTGCTAGACTTAAAGCAATCAGCATAA